A single region of the Changchengzhania lutea genome encodes:
- a CDS encoding pyridoxal phosphate-dependent decarboxylase family protein: MHKIDIDLVEMTLDVMKYAIGRISAVEDKIGKPKKEEELKALVGETITKDGIGGEYAFKLWRKYLAKANVAIDHPRHLAFVPASPTRAAIMFDLVTSASSIHGAYWMEGAGGIFCENEAMKWIVSLTGLPAGALGVFTSGGTAANLSAMVTAREHWREQEEFKGEKGLIITSIGAHSSIKAMAKVIDVDLLLVETEDRLEGPALQHAIDGLTPHQRKRLFAVVATGGTTNAGIIDDLNGVAQICKKENLWFHVDAAYGGGALVADSVKHLFNGIEHADSITIDPHKWMFSPYDCGAVIYRHPELAKNAHSQEGSYLDIFKDEGAHGFNPTDYQIQLTRRVRGLPLWFSLATHGTDKYKEAVERGIELAQIAGEMIEDMPHVELVRAPSLSCVLYRRVGWKPENYTHWTYENHNKGFALVTPTKWKQGDTFETVSRFCFINPDTTEKDIKMILDTMI, translated from the coding sequence ATGCATAAAATTGATATAGATTTAGTAGAAATGACATTGGATGTCATGAAATATGCTATTGGAAGAATATCTGCTGTAGAAGATAAAATCGGTAAACCAAAAAAGGAAGAAGAGCTTAAAGCGCTTGTTGGCGAGACCATAACTAAGGACGGTATTGGGGGCGAGTATGCCTTTAAGCTCTGGCGAAAATATTTAGCCAAAGCCAATGTGGCTATCGATCACCCAAGGCATCTCGCATTTGTGCCAGCTTCTCCAACTCGAGCAGCTATCATGTTCGATTTGGTAACCTCGGCGTCAAGTATTCACGGAGCCTATTGGATGGAAGGTGCTGGAGGGATTTTTTGTGAAAACGAGGCCATGAAATGGATTGTGTCTTTAACCGGTTTACCAGCAGGAGCATTGGGTGTGTTCACGAGTGGCGGAACAGCCGCAAATCTATCGGCTATGGTAACCGCACGCGAACATTGGAGAGAACAGGAAGAATTTAAAGGAGAAAAAGGGCTCATTATAACATCCATTGGGGCGCATTCTTCCATAAAAGCCATGGCGAAGGTCATTGATGTGGATTTGCTCCTAGTAGAAACTGAAGACCGATTGGAGGGTCCTGCGTTACAACATGCCATTGACGGTTTAACACCGCATCAGAGAAAACGATTATTTGCAGTAGTTGCGACAGGAGGTACTACAAATGCGGGAATTATTGACGATTTAAATGGTGTTGCTCAAATTTGCAAAAAAGAAAACTTATGGTTTCATGTCGATGCGGCCTATGGTGGTGGCGCTTTAGTTGCAGATTCTGTCAAGCATTTGTTTAATGGCATAGAGCACGCTGATAGTATTACCATAGATCCACATAAATGGATGTTTTCACCTTATGATTGTGGAGCGGTTATTTATAGACATCCAGAATTGGCAAAAAACGCACATTCACAAGAGGGGTCTTATCTTGATATTTTTAAAGATGAAGGGGCGCACGGCTTTAATCCCACCGATTATCAAATACAATTAACCCGTCGTGTTCGAGGTTTGCCATTATGGTTTTCATTGGCTACCCACGGCACCGATAAATATAAGGAAGCCGTAGAACGGGGTATCGAATTAGCTCAAATAGCAGGAGAGATGATTGAAGATATGCCACATGTTGAACTTGTGAGAGCACCAAGTTTATCGTGTGTATTATATAGAAGAGTAGGCTGGAAACCTGAAAATTACACACATTGGACTTACGAAAATCATAATAAAGGTTTTGCTTTAGTGACACCTACCAAATGGAAACAAGGCGATACTTTTGAGACCGTATCACGGTTTTGTTTTATCAATCCAGATACGACCGAAAAGGATATTAAAATGATATTGGATACCATGATTTAA